Proteins from a genomic interval of Candidatus Eisenbacteria bacterium:
- the rpmB gene encoding 50S ribosomal protein L28 — MAQRCDICGKGTLWGHSVSHANNATKRRWNPNLQRVRALHEGRVQNIDVCTRCLRSGRVVKAVRRRRTQTT, encoded by the coding sequence TTGGCTCAACGCTGCGACATTTGCGGCAAGGGTACCCTCTGGGGTCACTCGGTCAGCCACGCGAACAACGCCACCAAGCGGCGCTGGAACCCGAATCTCCAGCGCGTGCGGGCGCTTCACGAAGGCCGCGTCCAGAATATCGATGTCTGCACCCGCTGTCTGCGGAGCGGACGCGTGGTGAAGGCGGTCCGCCGCCGCCGGACGCAGACAACCTAG